The proteins below are encoded in one region of Nilaparvata lugens isolate BPH chromosome X, ASM1435652v1, whole genome shotgun sequence:
- the LOC111050924 gene encoding uncharacterized protein LOC111050924: MLKEAVVLLLTALFTCCLATTEHLLQEGASHLGLQEPQGFAVQTGYEGFLVPTEQTSPNLLHALPLAGIAPVLGFKAIAKAGLWFFGLVMIILTGAGLASAVCAFTPLCTLGLAFGRQNSDKLQILTTFVHNALDKYKRLQKN; this comes from the coding sequence ATGCTGAAGGAAGCTGTAGTGTTGCTGTTGACAGCATTGTTTACCTGCTGTCTTGCCACGACTGAGCATCTATTGCAGGAGGGAGCATCGCACTTGGGACTGCAAGAGCCGCAAGGTTTCGCCGTACAGACCGGATATGAAGGATTCCTGGTGCCAACTGAGCAAACCTCACCCAATCTTCTGCATGCTCTTCCTCTAGCGGGTATCGCTCCTGTGCTAGGGTTCAAGGCTATTGCTAAGGCTGGTTTGTGGTTTTTTGGACTGGTGATGATCATACTGACAGGAGCGGGTCTAGCGTCTGCCGTTTGTGCATTCACTCCTCTCTGCACTCTCGGTTTGGCGTTTGGCAGACAAAACTCCGACAAACTGCAAATTCTCACCACATTCGTTCACAATGCGCTTGACAAGTATAAGCGCCTCCAGAAGAATTAA